In Daucus carota subsp. sativus chromosome 4, DH1 v3.0, whole genome shotgun sequence, one DNA window encodes the following:
- the LOC135152134 gene encoding uncharacterized protein LOC135152134: MPDWMVINCIYNGLGPQSRPMLDAASGGALWAKSYDEAYELIEMMAANEYQNPTQRLHQGKAVGILDVDATSAIAAQLKALTMKVTKEKESATEQNKEESDQQVETPVLSSKSDSGKTVVEADKNKINEEASKESAEKSSPKADIGVKRVYPPPPFPKRLQKHKLDKQFAKFLEGFKKLQINIPFAEALEQMPSYAKFMKGILSRKLKLEELETVALTEECSALKPTNMSLQLADRSITYPRGIVEDVLVKVDNPIFPADFVILDFEEDKKIPIILGRPFLATGRTLIDVQKGELTMRVQD, from the exons atgcctgattggatggtgatcAATTGCATTTATAATGgcttgggtcctcaatcgaggccaatgctcgatgcagcatcaggtggagctctatgggctaagagctatgatgaagcttatgagttgattgagatgatggctgcgaatgaatatcagaatcctacccAGCGTCTTCATCAAGGCAAGGCAGTAGggattctggatgttgatgctacttcagccatagctgctcagcttaaggctcttactatgaag gttacgaaggaaaaagaatcagcaacagagcaaaacaaggaagagagtgacCAACAAGTTGAAACACCTGTGCTCTCATCTAagtctgatagtggaaaaactgttgttgaagctgacaagaataaaatcaacgaggaagcGAGCAAGGAATCAGCCGAGAAGTCTAGCCCGAAAGCTGATATTGGGGTCAAGCgagtatatccacctccaccttttccgaagagacttcagaagcataagctcgacaaacaattcgctaaATTTCTAGAGGGTTTCAAGAaactacaaatcaacataccttttgcggaagctctagaacaaatgccaagttatgctaaattcatgaaaggtattctatctcggaaacttaaacttgaggaattggagactgtggccttgaccgaggagtgtagtgct ctgaaacctactaatatgtctttgcaactagctgatcgttcgattacaTATCCACGGGGGATAGTTGAAGATGTATTGGTAAAAGTGGATAATCcaatcttccctgctgatttcGTCATTCTCGACTTTGAGGAAGATAAAAAGATTCCCATCATCTTGGGAAGACCATTCCTTGCGACAGGGCGGACTTTGATTGATGTTCAGAAGGGTGAACTCACGATGAGAGTTCAAGATTAG